A window of Rhododendron vialii isolate Sample 1 chromosome 13a, ASM3025357v1 contains these coding sequences:
- the LOC131313094 gene encoding importin subunit alpha-1-like produces the protein MSLLHCTEGNLKVDEDLEEVWHSKCDETLLNKLLQSKQHSSRVLIIKTRHVPPFSQYQEDEKRMRSHKEIKNVVLAMSSLAEEYKDEAAAAAAALAISKATSEGSDEQIRWFMEHGCVGKLCELLKSPDPKIAVALDLEEASQRREEDLEEVRHSKRDETLLNKRLQSKLLFSDASQTHGHGVDTLEMAVAKAGFEHAECKGEAAAAALAISKAVSEGSDEQVRWFMEHGCVGKLCELLKSPDPKIVVCCLEGIRNILKVGLADKRAGKIFTGR, from the exons ATGAGTTTGCTTCACTGCACAGAAGGAAACTTGAAGGTCGAT GAGGATCTAGAGGAAGTCTGGCACTCCAAGTGCGACGAAACTCTCTTGAACAAGCTCCTCCAATCTAAGCAGCACTCATCAAGA gtattaattatcaaaacacgccATGTGCCGCCATTTTCCCAATATCAGGAGGATGAGAAGCGGATGAGAAGCCATAAGGAAATTAAGAATGTGGTTTTGGCCATGTCTTCTCTTGCAGAAG AATACAAGGATGAGGCCGCGGCGGCTGCAGCTGCTTTGGCCATCTCAAAGGCTACCTCTGAAGGATCTGATGAGCAGATCCGATGGTTCATGGAGCATGGTTGCGTTGGGAAACTCTGTGAACTTTTGAAATCTCCAGACCCAAAGATTGCG GTGGCGCTTGATTTGGAAGAAGCTTCGCAGCGGAGGGAGGAGGATCTGGAGGAAGTCAGGCACTCCAAGCGCGACGAAACTCTCTTGAACAAGCGCCTCCAATCTAAGCTGCTGTTCTCAGATGCTTCGCAGACCCATGGCCATGGTGTTGACACTCTGGAGATGGCTGTTGCAAAAGCTGGCTTTGAACATGCAGAATGTAAGGGTGAGGCGGCGGCAGCTGCTTTGGCCATCTCAAAGGCTGTCTCTGAAGGATCTGATGAGCAGGTCCGATGGTTCATGGAGCATGGTTGCGTTGGGAAACTCTGTGAACTTTTGAAATCTCCAGACCCAAAGATCGTAGTTTGTTGCCTCGAGgggattcgtaacattttgaaGGTGGGGCTGGCTGACAAAAGAGCGGGAAAAATATTTACAGGGAGATGA